The Lujinxingia vulgaris genome includes a region encoding these proteins:
- a CDS encoding cytochrome c oxidase subunit 3, translating into MASQNASLAADSMVGEESLGVSNGKLGMWAFLVMDAMTFAGLLAGYARLRWTPGSDWPLPIEAFGFTGIQLTALNTFILICSSVSMVHVLAEQMRGNMERAKKWMLFTIFGGLVFLGIQGFEWTHLIMDMWPYLFDEGYEAAYSVNFAATFFILTGFHGLHVSVGVIYNLIIYLGLRSGKITKDDTSVVEIAGLYWHFVDLVWILVFTFVYLI; encoded by the coding sequence ATGGCATCACAAAACGCCTCCCTTGCGGCAGACTCCATGGTCGGTGAAGAGTCGTTGGGTGTATCCAACGGCAAGCTGGGCATGTGGGCATTTCTGGTCATGGACGCCATGACCTTCGCCGGCCTGCTCGCTGGCTACGCCCGCCTGCGCTGGACGCCCGGCAGCGACTGGCCGCTTCCCATCGAAGCGTTCGGTTTCACCGGCATTCAGCTCACCGCGCTCAACACCTTCATCCTGATCTGCTCCAGTGTCTCGATGGTCCACGTGCTCGCCGAGCAGATGCGCGGCAATATGGAGCGCGCCAAGAAGTGGATGCTCTTCACCATCTTCGGCGGACTGGTCTTCCTGGGCATCCAGGGCTTTGAGTGGACCCACCTGATCATGGACATGTGGCCCTACCTCTTCGATGAGGGCTACGAGGCCGCCTACAGCGTGAACTTCGCGGCGACCTTCTTCATCCTGACCGGTTTCCACGGCCTGCACGTCTCGGTGGGTGTGATCTACAACCTGATCATCTACCTGGGCCTGCGCAGCGGGAAGATCACCAAAGACGACACCTCGGTGGTCGAGATCGCCGGGCTCTACTGGCACTTCGTTGACCTGGTGTGGATTCTCGTCTTCACCTTCGTCTACCTGATCTGA
- a CDS encoding heme o synthase has protein sequence MHGVQRFLFLAREFAQLTKPGILRLLVITQFCTMLVAAGGVPDLWTAIWATLGTVMICGSANTINMVWDQDIDGLMGRTAHRPLVVGTIKPAHALLFSGALGLGAVLILTFLVNPLAALMGIAGHAYYAVIYTMWLKRSTPQNIVIGGAAGAFPALIGWAAVTGELSLTAWLIFAIVFFWTPPHFWALALYKDVEYGKANVPMMPNVRGHHTTKLQMLIYMLLLLGTSLALSLTGDVGLIYLVAAVILGAGFTYCCIRAAFDTTDYWAKRTFAFSIIYLGLLFAAMSFDSLQTHYFTERHYLAAIERDADRMRAEQDIDEIRRLHNSASAPVLTSTP, from the coding sequence ATGCATGGCGTTCAACGTTTTCTTTTTCTGGCGCGCGAGTTTGCGCAGCTGACCAAGCCGGGCATTCTTCGCCTGCTGGTGATCACGCAGTTCTGCACGATGCTGGTCGCCGCCGGGGGCGTGCCCGACCTGTGGACCGCCATCTGGGCGACGCTGGGCACCGTGATGATCTGCGGCAGCGCCAACACCATCAACATGGTCTGGGATCAGGACATCGACGGGCTGATGGGCCGAACGGCGCACCGACCGCTGGTTGTGGGCACGATTAAGCCCGCCCACGCCCTGCTCTTCTCGGGAGCTCTGGGCCTGGGCGCTGTGCTGATCCTGACCTTCCTGGTCAACCCGCTCGCCGCGCTGATGGGCATCGCCGGACACGCCTATTATGCGGTCATTTACACGATGTGGCTCAAGCGCAGCACCCCGCAGAACATCGTCATTGGCGGTGCTGCCGGCGCCTTCCCGGCGCTTATCGGCTGGGCGGCGGTCACCGGCGAGTTGAGCCTGACGGCATGGCTTATCTTCGCGATTGTCTTCTTCTGGACCCCGCCGCATTTCTGGGCGCTGGCGCTCTATAAAGACGTCGAGTACGGCAAGGCCAACGTGCCGATGATGCCCAACGTGCGCGGCCATCACACCACCAAGCTGCAGATGCTCATCTACATGCTGCTTCTGCTGGGAACCTCACTGGCGCTGAGCCTGACCGGTGATGTGGGCCTGATCTATCTTGTGGCCGCGGTCATTCTTGGTGCCGGCTTTACCTACTGCTGCATCCGCGCTGCGTTTGATACCACCGACTACTGGGCCAAACGCACCTTTGCCTTTTCGATCATCTACCTGGGTCTGCTCTTCGCGGCGATGTCCTTCGACAGCCTCCAGACCCATTACTTCACCGAGCGTCACTACCTGGCGGCGATCGAGCGCGATGCCGATCGCATGCGCGCGGAGCAGGACATCGATGAGATTCGTCGCCTGCACAACAGCGCCTCAGCGCCCGTGCTGACCTCGACCCCCTGA
- the surE gene encoding 5'/3'-nucleotidase SurE: MPVTRPLILVSNDDGIDATGINILADAMSDLGEVWVVAPATEQSAVSGAISLRQPLRIDERAPGRLAVSGTPTDCVYIALNHALPRRPDLCVSGINHGANLGDDVLYSGTVAAAIEATLSDVPSIAFSQAGRGAMNAELLATWARRIAAGALKEGMPRASFLNVNFPPELSGSSGVRVSKLGRRNYGRQVVAKEDPRHLPYYWLGGSELGFDDMPGSDCNVVAEGHISLSPVDLDLTHYRFLNELRQWDALQPLTDPRLDGSPGDTDV; this comes from the coding sequence ATCCCCGTGACTCGCCCCCTGATTCTCGTCTCCAACGACGATGGCATTGATGCGACCGGCATCAACATCCTGGCCGACGCCATGTCCGACCTTGGTGAGGTCTGGGTCGTGGCGCCCGCCACCGAGCAGAGCGCGGTGAGCGGGGCTATCAGCCTGCGCCAGCCCCTGCGCATCGATGAGCGCGCGCCGGGCCGTCTTGCGGTCAGTGGCACCCCGACGGACTGCGTCTACATCGCGCTCAACCACGCGCTGCCACGGCGGCCCGATCTCTGTGTCAGCGGCATCAACCACGGCGCAAACCTGGGCGATGATGTCCTCTACAGCGGTACAGTGGCCGCGGCGATTGAAGCGACGCTCTCAGATGTGCCCTCGATCGCGTTCAGCCAGGCCGGCCGCGGGGCGATGAACGCCGAGCTGCTCGCCACCTGGGCGCGCCGCATCGCCGCAGGCGCCCTCAAAGAAGGCATGCCGCGGGCCTCCTTTCTCAACGTGAACTTTCCTCCCGAGCTGAGCGGGAGCTCCGGCGTGCGCGTGAGCAAGCTGGGCCGGCGAAACTACGGCCGCCAGGTCGTCGCCAAAGAAGATCCGCGACACCTGCCCTACTACTGGTTGGGTGGCTCCGAGCTGGGCTTTGATGATATGCCCGGCAGCGACTGCAACGTGGTGGCCGAAGGCCATATCAGTTTAAGCCCGGTCGACCTCGACCTGACCCATTACCGATTCCTCAACGAGCTGCGTCAGTGGGACGCGCTCCAACCTCTCACCGACCCCCGTTTGGACGGTTCCCCCGGAGACACCGATGTCTGA
- a CDS encoding SURF1 family protein produces MASRRFKAPGVVATLFALLGLAILVWLGTWQSIRYQEKSAAESQQDALADATPRAVTSLDALNSGELDFHPVTLRGEFAAEPSFLIKHRIYQGKPGYWLVSPLVMESGEAVLVNRGWLPYEKGEATASAIIAGTAGEQKLHGLVHYLDYVVADTPTRDALKKGERDTTLVFWDSYDTEGMHQAIEAPTPSRAVIVTLSEDHSGSPYPIASYAHITEPYLTAEKHFGYALTWYSLAVALIAIYVAAGFGALKAHAMAPREDGQVDSHS; encoded by the coding sequence ATGGCATCCCGTCGTTTTAAAGCACCGGGGGTAGTCGCCACGCTCTTCGCACTCCTGGGCCTTGCGATCCTGGTGTGGCTGGGCACCTGGCAGAGCATCCGCTACCAGGAGAAGTCCGCTGCCGAGTCGCAGCAGGATGCGCTGGCCGACGCAACGCCACGCGCCGTCACCTCCCTCGACGCTCTCAACAGTGGCGAGCTGGACTTTCACCCGGTGACCTTGCGTGGGGAGTTTGCCGCCGAGCCCTCCTTTCTGATCAAGCATCGCATTTATCAGGGGAAACCGGGCTACTGGCTGGTCAGCCCGCTGGTAATGGAGAGCGGAGAGGCCGTGCTGGTGAACCGGGGTTGGCTTCCTTATGAGAAAGGTGAGGCCACGGCTTCTGCGATCATCGCAGGCACCGCTGGCGAGCAGAAGCTGCATGGTCTTGTTCACTACCTGGACTACGTCGTAGCCGACACACCCACACGAGATGCCCTGAAGAAGGGAGAGCGCGACACCACACTGGTCTTCTGGGACTCCTACGACACCGAAGGTATGCACCAGGCCATCGAGGCTCCCACGCCCTCGCGTGCCGTCATCGTGACGCTCTCCGAAGATCACTCCGGCTCGCCATACCCCATCGCCAGCTACGCGCATATCACCGAGCCCTACCTGACCGCCGAGAAGCATTTCGGTTATGCCCTGACCTGGTACAGCCTGGCAGTCGCGCTTATCGCGATCTATGTCGCGGCTGGCTTCGGGGCGCTCAAAGCGCACGCGATGGCGCCTCGTGAAGACGGGCAGGTTGATTCGCATTCCTGA
- a CDS encoding biosynthetic peptidoglycan transglycosylase: MTNDTAGGAGGRSSAGRLLKIAGGALIALLLLGAGAWLMAPKMARRVLDSQLERVEARSGLTIKTGALETRGLSGVTLSDLQVAIPGDDAPVVTIARAEVSLGLLAALKGDRAISALALSGVRVELSYDDQGRHTLTRILELQGDDEAEGDASESVAPRDLEAIAARLQERALRHFGGRFPQVEVRDLEVGFSDVQTPSRWPLTQLKTELATLESGESRAPFEADVHLQPNDAHTLSLPATVSLSGALALPLTRSSVDVTFSEALRARAPAPYDFLEVELRGVAITDNFGVALRELALRNRLEPGDAPMVEAELASLALESWPARPADVKLQELRVEGPHLRLNYAAHGASNLGDLEALLRRGVAKRSVRTAREVAQELAERAIADASKDDAAEDDTTDATPAAEDLDALAAQPAADATQPAGPSLRELLTEKLPQRIKVSDLTIEVVDPRPHDNLNAPLQRFALREGELDVDHRPIQGQIDLKAIAHIEGAVLPARVDVALDLPYRKGGWEAKVDIEELELSQLAQLGGERIASRLFGGRVNASLDLGEGEQRGRTSFEGMFALDGFRAFLSPVAADPIELGEASIALKGYLDPKAAIPPARLLKAPTPPSEPELQGGEEELSQEELPAPPERGAFVIDEGTARHRDASAEFQLAIYGFDGLDRRPNRLDVAIAIEPTPVQALVDAIPSAILGPLAGMRLAGTFGWNFAMEVPLYDAGRMQWDATPELLNLEVKHLPEEVDVYRLFERFDHTIEDTWEVKEYRRTRTLTYQRDIVIPKMRPTPAPWLIENTGITLEELDLRRRERGWPEVPQWFPGLGIPRQAIDSPEYWLTRHATSQAAPRPWPERAQPVSALDSFFGAWSPQPSPDVPRWEAPEPHRRPLEETIDAERYGDYVYVPLHHISPYMVRAILTTEDNSFFDHPGFNFYAIKQSVAANLRAGRFVRGASTISMQLAKNLFLDREKVLARKFQEATLVWLMESVADIPKERLLEIYLNIIEYGPGVFGIHEAAVHYFGKRPDELSIGEVAWLVSIIPGPKRYHSYYDRGEISPAWFRRMGRYIRAMETRERITPEEMELALAEPPAFHIPADGEPIFRADYERENPPPPPEVPEGAGEGVEDLGGEPTPEPVEERGFMRLFD; this comes from the coding sequence ATGACCAACGACACTGCTGGCGGGGCCGGCGGCCGCAGCAGCGCCGGCAGACTTCTTAAAATCGCGGGGGGCGCGCTCATCGCCCTGCTCCTTCTGGGGGCGGGCGCCTGGCTGATGGCTCCAAAGATGGCGCGGCGTGTGCTCGACTCCCAGCTGGAACGGGTGGAAGCGCGCAGCGGCCTGACCATTAAAACCGGCGCGCTGGAGACGCGAGGCTTAAGCGGCGTGACCTTGAGCGATCTTCAGGTGGCCATCCCGGGAGACGACGCGCCGGTGGTTACCATTGCGCGCGCCGAAGTCTCACTGGGGCTGCTCGCTGCGCTCAAAGGCGATCGCGCGATCAGCGCGCTGGCGCTCAGCGGCGTGCGGGTGGAGTTGAGCTACGACGACCAGGGACGCCACACCCTGACCCGCATCCTGGAGTTGCAGGGCGACGACGAGGCCGAAGGTGACGCGTCGGAATCCGTGGCACCGCGCGACCTCGAAGCCATCGCCGCGCGCCTTCAAGAGCGCGCGCTTCGACACTTCGGCGGGCGTTTTCCGCAGGTGGAAGTTCGCGACCTGGAGGTCGGCTTCTCCGATGTGCAGACGCCCTCGCGTTGGCCGCTGACGCAGCTTAAGACCGAGCTCGCCACTCTGGAGAGCGGTGAATCTCGGGCGCCCTTTGAGGCCGACGTTCATCTTCAACCGAATGATGCTCACACCTTGAGCCTGCCTGCGACGGTCTCCTTGAGCGGAGCGCTGGCGCTGCCACTGACGCGCAGCTCGGTCGATGTGACCTTCTCCGAGGCGCTTCGTGCCCGGGCACCGGCCCCCTACGACTTTCTCGAGGTGGAGCTTCGCGGGGTGGCGATCACCGATAACTTCGGAGTGGCCCTGCGTGAGCTGGCGCTGCGCAACCGTCTGGAGCCTGGCGATGCGCCGATGGTCGAGGCCGAACTGGCGAGCCTGGCGCTGGAGAGCTGGCCTGCGCGCCCTGCCGACGTGAAGTTGCAGGAACTCCGCGTGGAGGGGCCTCATCTGCGGCTGAACTACGCCGCGCACGGTGCCTCAAACCTGGGTGACCTGGAAGCCCTGCTTCGCCGAGGGGTGGCGAAGCGCAGCGTGCGCACCGCCCGGGAGGTGGCTCAGGAGCTGGCTGAACGCGCTATCGCAGACGCCTCCAAAGATGACGCCGCCGAAGATGACACAACCGACGCCACTCCCGCCGCTGAAGACCTCGACGCGCTCGCCGCGCAGCCCGCCGCGGATGCGACGCAGCCCGCCGGCCCCTCCCTGCGCGAGCTGCTCACCGAGAAGCTGCCCCAGCGCATCAAAGTCAGCGATCTGACCATCGAGGTGGTTGACCCCAGACCTCACGACAACCTCAACGCCCCGCTCCAGCGCTTTGCGTTGCGAGAGGGCGAACTCGATGTGGATCACCGCCCTATCCAGGGGCAGATCGACCTCAAAGCCATCGCCCACATTGAGGGCGCTGTCCTCCCCGCGCGCGTCGATGTCGCGCTCGACCTGCCCTACCGAAAGGGGGGCTGGGAGGCCAAAGTCGACATCGAAGAGCTGGAGCTCTCGCAGCTCGCGCAGCTCGGTGGCGAGCGCATCGCCAGCCGACTTTTCGGAGGTCGCGTCAACGCCAGCCTCGACCTTGGCGAGGGCGAGCAGCGCGGCCGCACCTCCTTTGAGGGGATGTTCGCGCTCGACGGGTTTCGGGCGTTCTTAAGCCCGGTGGCCGCCGACCCCATCGAGCTCGGGGAGGCCAGCATCGCCCTCAAAGGCTACCTCGATCCCAAGGCCGCCATCCCCCCGGCTCGCCTGCTCAAAGCCCCGACGCCGCCGAGCGAGCCCGAACTTCAGGGTGGCGAAGAAGAACTTTCGCAAGAGGAACTTCCCGCCCCGCCGGAGCGTGGCGCCTTCGTCATCGACGAAGGCACCGCCCGCCACCGCGACGCCAGCGCCGAGTTTCAGCTGGCGATCTACGGCTTCGATGGCCTGGACCGCCGCCCCAACCGCCTCGATGTGGCCATCGCGATCGAGCCCACGCCGGTGCAAGCCCTGGTCGATGCAATCCCCTCGGCCATCCTCGGACCGCTGGCCGGCATGCGCCTGGCCGGCACCTTCGGCTGGAACTTCGCCATGGAAGTTCCCCTCTACGACGCCGGCCGCATGCAATGGGACGCTACCCCCGAGCTGCTCAACCTGGAGGTCAAGCACCTTCCCGAAGAGGTTGACGTCTACAGGCTCTTTGAGCGCTTTGATCACACCATCGAAGACACCTGGGAGGTCAAGGAATACCGCCGCACCCGCACCCTGACCTACCAGCGCGACATCGTCATCCCGAAGATGCGGCCGACGCCTGCGCCCTGGCTGATCGAAAACACCGGCATCACCCTTGAGGAGCTCGACCTGCGCCGGCGCGAGCGTGGCTGGCCTGAAGTCCCGCAGTGGTTCCCCGGGCTGGGCATCCCCCGCCAGGCCATCGACTCACCGGAGTACTGGCTCACCCGGCACGCCACCTCCCAGGCCGCGCCTCGCCCCTGGCCGGAGCGCGCGCAGCCGGTCAGCGCGCTCGACTCCTTCTTTGGCGCGTGGAGCCCACAGCCCTCCCCCGACGTTCCCCGCTGGGAGGCTCCAGAGCCTCATCGCCGCCCTCTCGAAGAGACGATCGACGCCGAGCGCTACGGTGACTACGTCTACGTGCCCCTGCACCACATCTCGCCCTATATGGTGCGCGCGATCCTGACGACCGAAGACAACTCCTTCTTCGACCACCCCGGCTTTAACTTCTACGCCATCAAACAATCGGTCGCCGCCAACCTGCGCGCCGGGCGTTTTGTGCGCGGCGCCAGCACCATCTCGATGCAGCTCGCCAAAAACCTCTTCCTGGACCGCGAAAAAGTCCTCGCGCGTAAGTTCCAGGAAGCCACGCTGGTGTGGTTGATGGAGAGTGTCGCCGACATCCCCAAAGAGCGGCTGCTGGAGATCTACCTCAACATCATCGAGTACGGCCCCGGCGTCTTTGGCATTCATGAGGCCGCGGTGCACTACTTCGGAAAACGCCCCGACGAGCTGAGCATCGGTGAGGTCGCCTGGCTGGTGAGCATCATTCCCGGACCCAAGCGCTACCACTCCTACTACGACCGCGGTGAGATCTCGCCAGCCTGGTTCCGCCGCATGGGGCGCTACATCCGCGCGATGGAAACCCGCGAGCGCATCACCCCCGAGGAGATGGAGCTTGCGCTGGCCGAGCCCCCGGCCTTCCACATCCCCGCAGATGGTGAACCCATCTTCCGCGCCGACTACGAGCGCGAGAACCCGCCCCCTCCCCCGGAGGTCCCCGAAGGTGCGGGCGAAGGGGTTGAGGATCTCGGTGGCGAGCCCACCCCCGAGCCCGTCGAAGAGCGCGGGTTTATGCGTCTTTTTGATTGA
- a CDS encoding cytochrome c oxidase assembly protein, with protein sequence MASSPHNVPTSEMAEKNARLGKWFIGVIVGMFVLGFASIPLYRWVCAQTDPGGSAYFNGEADSYEGVVVDESRQIRVRFATNVERQLPWSFNVAEKHATVHPGEKRLVSFTAYNNAPYPVKGKAVYDINPPEAAPYFKKIECFCFVEQTIDGESKYELPLYFWFDPELPEHVTEVTLAYTFFSADSSMTRASREK encoded by the coding sequence ATGGCGAGCTCACCGCATAACGTTCCCACCTCGGAGATGGCCGAGAAAAACGCCCGACTTGGCAAGTGGTTTATCGGCGTCATCGTCGGGATGTTCGTTCTGGGATTTGCGTCCATTCCCCTCTACCGCTGGGTCTGCGCACAGACCGATCCGGGCGGTTCGGCCTATTTTAATGGCGAGGCCGACTCCTACGAGGGTGTGGTGGTCGATGAAAGCCGCCAGATTCGCGTGCGTTTCGCGACCAATGTTGAGCGCCAGCTGCCCTGGTCTTTCAACGTCGCCGAGAAGCACGCCACGGTTCACCCCGGCGAGAAGCGCCTGGTGAGCTTCACCGCGTATAACAACGCGCCCTATCCGGTGAAGGGAAAAGCGGTCTACGACATCAACCCGCCCGAGGCTGCGCCCTACTTTAAGAAGATCGAGTGCTTCTGTTTCGTGGAGCAAACCATCGACGGGGAGTCGAAGTACGAGCTGCCGCTCTACTTCTGGTTTGACCCGGAGTTGCCCGAACACGTGACCGAGGTCACCCTGGCTTACACCTTCTTCAGCGCCGACAGCTCCATGACCCGCGCCAGTCGAGAGAAGTGA
- a CDS encoding cytochrome C oxidase subunit IV family protein: MASHDATSDPNAGWGWGFDFLYSQYMWVWLALLILTLVEVVIPEPEIVGLSFQFSRPFVVISLISLALVKTWMVAWYYMHLIAERPSIILIACAPFLFSLFLTIGIFPWNGG, from the coding sequence ATGGCTTCTCACGACGCAACGAGTGATCCGAATGCGGGCTGGGGCTGGGGGTTTGACTTCCTCTACAGCCAGTACATGTGGGTTTGGCTGGCGCTGCTCATCCTGACCCTGGTCGAGGTGGTCATCCCCGAGCCGGAGATCGTCGGACTGAGCTTTCAGTTCTCGCGCCCCTTTGTTGTGATCTCGCTCATCAGCCTGGCGCTGGTGAAGACCTGGATGGTCGCCTGGTACTACATGCACCTGATCGCGGAGCGCCCCTCGATCATCCTGATTGCATGCGCGCCCTTCCTCTTCTCGCTCTTTTTGACGATCGGCATCTTCCCCTGGAACGGGGGCTGA
- a CDS encoding adenine phosphoribosyltransferase has protein sequence MSDLASKVRSTLRDVPDFPKEGIVFKDITPVLSDGMLFREIIEAWRERYAAQNISAIVGIESRGFIFGAALAHALGVGLTLVRKPGKLPYKRIGVDYTLEYGTDRVEMHTDALAPGDRVVVVDDLLATGGTCGATIALVQELGAVVVECAFLVELGFLEGSKRLHGVPYHALTVF, from the coding sequence ATGTCTGATCTCGCCAGCAAAGTTCGCAGCACCCTGCGCGATGTGCCCGACTTCCCCAAAGAGGGCATCGTCTTTAAAGACATCACCCCGGTGCTCTCCGATGGGATGCTCTTTCGCGAGATCATTGAAGCCTGGCGCGAGCGTTACGCTGCGCAAAACATCAGCGCGATCGTCGGCATTGAGAGCCGCGGCTTTATCTTCGGCGCGGCGCTGGCTCACGCCCTGGGCGTGGGGCTGACCCTGGTGCGTAAACCCGGAAAGCTCCCTTACAAGCGCATTGGCGTCGACTACACCCTGGAGTACGGCACCGACCGCGTCGAGATGCACACCGATGCGCTCGCGCCCGGCGACCGTGTCGTGGTCGTCGACGACCTGCTGGCGACCGGCGGCACCTGTGGCGCCACCATCGCCCTGGTGCAGGAGCTTGGCGCGGTGGTGGTGGAGTGTGCCTTCCTGGTGGAGCTGGGCTTTCTGGAGGGCTCCAAACGCCTTCATGGCGTGCCCTACCATGCGCTGACCGTCTTCTGA
- the ctaD gene encoding cytochrome c oxidase subunit I, which produces MCTTDAKRIGVLYLLFATFMALWGGILSVIIRLELAAHGPHIITDASFYNALPGMHATAMIFFFIIPAFTGVANFVVPIQIGAPDMAFPKLNLAAFWILPPAAILTFAGFFMNSLPEFGWTAYPPLSNSVYSPIWGADFWVIGLILVGVSSTLGAVNFLATVFNMRCKGMKMFQLPLFTWAMTVTSFLILAATPVLTSALLMLTFERMFPGVFYFFNPAGGGDPILYQHLFWFYSHPAVYIMILPGFGMVSEVITVFSRKHIFGYVLMVWSMIAIAVLGFLVWAHHMFATGIALEIRVGFMFLTMLIAVPTGIKIFSWLATMWGGSIKFDTPMLYATGFLAMFTIGGLSGVVLASVPVDIQLHDTYYVVAHIHYVLVAGSLMTAFAGVYFWFPKITGRFYNELLGKVHFWLTAIFINVTFFVQHWLGMKGMPRRYYDYDPAFELANMVSSVGSVVLFLAQFIFIANMLWSMRNGKIAEGNAWKDGFTLEWQITSPPDHHNFHHEPYWKPLIRQHVGPDQPGGLWHRYDD; this is translated from the coding sequence ATGTGCACGACGGACGCCAAGCGTATCGGGGTGCTCTACCTGCTCTTCGCCACCTTTATGGCGCTCTGGGGCGGCATCCTCTCAGTCATCATCCGGTTGGAGCTGGCCGCACACGGCCCGCACATCATCACCGACGCGTCCTTCTACAACGCGCTTCCGGGGATGCACGCCACCGCGATGATCTTCTTCTTTATCATCCCGGCATTTACCGGGGTGGCCAACTTCGTGGTGCCTATCCAGATCGGCGCGCCCGACATGGCCTTCCCCAAGCTGAACCTGGCGGCGTTCTGGATCCTGCCCCCGGCGGCCATCCTGACCTTTGCCGGCTTCTTCATGAACAGCCTGCCTGAGTTCGGCTGGACGGCGTACCCGCCGCTCTCCAACTCGGTCTACTCTCCCATCTGGGGTGCGGACTTCTGGGTTATCGGCCTGATTCTCGTCGGCGTGAGCTCGACGCTGGGTGCGGTCAACTTCCTTGCGACCGTCTTCAACATGCGCTGCAAGGGCATGAAGATGTTCCAGCTGCCGCTCTTCACCTGGGCGATGACCGTCACCAGCTTCCTGATCCTGGCGGCCACCCCGGTACTCACCAGCGCGCTGCTGATGCTCACCTTCGAGCGTATGTTCCCCGGCGTCTTCTACTTCTTCAATCCGGCCGGCGGTGGTGACCCGATCCTCTACCAGCACCTCTTCTGGTTCTACTCCCACCCGGCCGTGTACATCATGATCCTGCCCGGCTTCGGCATGGTCAGCGAAGTGATCACCGTGTTCAGCCGCAAGCACATCTTCGGTTATGTGCTGATGGTCTGGTCGATGATCGCCATCGCGGTGCTCGGCTTCCTGGTCTGGGCGCACCACATGTTCGCCACCGGTATCGCACTTGAGATTCGCGTGGGCTTTATGTTCCTCACCATGCTCATCGCGGTGCCCACCGGCATCAAGATCTTCAGCTGGCTTGCCACGATGTGGGGCGGCTCGATCAAATTCGATACCCCGATGCTCTACGCCACCGGGTTCCTGGCGATGTTCACCATCGGCGGTCTCTCCGGGGTTGTGCTGGCCAGCGTGCCGGTCGACATCCAGCTTCACGACACCTACTACGTCGTCGCCCACATCCACTATGTGCTCGTGGCCGGCTCGCTGATGACTGCCTTTGCCGGCGTGTACTTCTGGTTCCCGAAGATCACCGGCCGCTTCTACAACGAGCTGCTCGGCAAGGTGCACTTCTGGCTGACGGCCATCTTCATCAACGTGACCTTCTTCGTGCAGCACTGGCTGGGCATGAAGGGTATGCCGCGCCGCTATTACGACTACGATCCGGCGTTCGAGCTGGCCAACATGGTCTCCTCGGTCGGCTCGGTGGTCCTCTTCCTGGCGCAGTTCATCTTCATCGCCAACATGCTCTGGAGCATGCGCAACGGTAAGATTGCCGAGGGCAACGCCTGGAAGGACGGCTTTACGCTTGAGTGGCAAATCACCTCGCCGCCGGATCACCACAACTTCCACCATGAGCCCTACTGGAAGCCGCTGATTCGCCAGCACGTCGGCCCCGACCAGCCCGGCGGCCTGTGGCATCGCTACGACGACTGA